One genomic region from Prochlorococcus marinus CUG1433 encodes:
- the cysC gene encoding adenylyl-sulfate kinase, whose amino-acid sequence MKEQDQTKSTNIKWHNLTIDREKLEKMRGHKSMVIWFTGLSGSGKSTLANALNEVLHLDGFSTYVLDGDNIRHGLCKDLGFSDEDREENIRRIGEVANLFMNAGIITITAFVSPFISDRDKVRKIIGSKDFIEVYCAADITVCENRDTKGLYKKARLGEIKEFTGISSPYEAPHNPEITVDTGSLDLNDSVEKVIKYLKTENFLKKS is encoded by the coding sequence ATGAAAGAACAAGATCAAACAAAGTCAACCAATATAAAGTGGCATAATTTAACTATTGATAGAGAAAAATTAGAGAAAATGAGAGGTCATAAAAGTATGGTTATCTGGTTTACAGGTTTATCTGGCTCTGGTAAAAGTACTTTAGCCAATGCTTTAAATGAAGTTTTACACTTAGATGGTTTTTCGACTTACGTGTTGGATGGGGATAACATTAGACACGGTTTATGTAAAGATCTCGGTTTTTCGGATGAAGATAGAGAAGAAAACATAAGAAGAATTGGAGAAGTTGCAAATTTATTTATGAATGCAGGGATAATTACAATTACAGCATTCGTTTCACCATTTATTAGCGATAGAGATAAGGTGAGAAAAATTATTGGATCTAAGGATTTTATTGAAGTTTATTGTGCTGCAGATATCACAGTTTGCGAAAATAGGGATACTAAAGGTCTTTATAAGAAAGCTCGATTGGGCGAAATTAAGGAATTTACTGGGATTTCTAGTCCATATGAAGCTCCTCATAATCCAGAAATTACTGTTGATACAGGATCATTAGATTTAAATGATTCTGTTGAAAAAGTTATTAAGTACCTTAAAACAGAAAACTTTCTCAAAAAGAGCTAA
- a CDS encoding translation initiation factor SUI1, with translation MGKKNWIEFDNQEIKSEEIANLDTFNKKSKINISKQKKGKKGKTITLIRGLGTENEILLKELLKKIKVFCGTGGTLIDSNIQLQGDMVSKSIEFLRKEGFHNL, from the coding sequence ATGGGAAAAAAGAATTGGATCGAATTTGATAATCAAGAAATAAAATCTGAAGAAATAGCTAATTTAGATACTTTTAATAAAAAGTCAAAAATAAATATTTCAAAACAAAAAAAAGGTAAAAAGGGTAAGACTATCACTTTAATAAGAGGGCTAGGAACTGAGAATGAAATCTTATTAAAAGAATTACTAAAAAAAATTAAGGTTTTTTGTGGTACTGGAGGAACATTAATTGATAGTAATATCCAGTTACAGGGCGATATGGTATCGAAATCAATTGAGTTTCTTCGTAAAGAGGGATTTCATAATTTATAA
- the trpB gene encoding tryptophan synthase subunit beta, which yields MVSTFSRKDQNYKNDDLNQPSKEGRFGKYGGQYVPETLMPALFELETAASNAWKDKLFVKELNHLLKTYVGRETPLYEAKRLTDHYKTKQATPRIWLKREDLNHTGAHKINNALGQALLAIRMGKKRIIAETGAGQHGVATATVCARFGLKCIIYMGAEDIKRQSLNVFRMKLLGAEVKVVNSGTATLKDATSEAIRDWVSNVETTHYILGSVAGPHPFPKIVRDFHAVIGEETKKQCMESFGSLPDILLACVGGGSNAMGLFHPFVKEKSVRLIGVEAAGSGVDTDKHAATITKGSVGILHGSMSLLLQDNNGQVQEAHSISAGLDYPGVGPEHSHLKDIGRAEYGSVTDQEALDALRLVSELEGIIPALETSHAFAWLDKLCPTLKKDTHIVINCSGRGDKDVNTVASSLNI from the coding sequence GTGGTAAGTACATTTTCTCGCAAAGATCAAAATTATAAAAACGACGATTTAAATCAACCCTCCAAAGAGGGAAGGTTTGGAAAATATGGTGGTCAATATGTTCCTGAAACTCTAATGCCTGCTCTTTTTGAGCTTGAAACTGCTGCATCAAATGCATGGAAAGATAAGCTTTTTGTAAAAGAATTAAATCATCTTCTTAAGACTTATGTAGGAAGAGAAACACCACTTTATGAAGCTAAAAGACTTACTGACCATTACAAAACCAAACAAGCAACTCCAAGAATATGGCTTAAACGAGAAGATTTGAATCATACTGGTGCACACAAAATTAACAATGCCCTTGGACAAGCTTTATTAGCAATAAGAATGGGCAAAAAAAGGATAATTGCAGAAACAGGAGCAGGCCAGCATGGAGTTGCTACTGCAACTGTTTGTGCGAGATTTGGCTTGAAATGCATTATCTATATGGGTGCCGAAGACATAAAAAGACAATCTCTTAACGTCTTCAGAATGAAACTGCTAGGAGCTGAAGTTAAAGTTGTAAATTCAGGAACTGCAACACTCAAGGATGCAACTAGTGAAGCAATTAGAGATTGGGTTTCTAATGTAGAAACAACACACTACATTTTAGGATCAGTTGCAGGTCCACACCCTTTCCCGAAAATCGTGAGAGATTTTCATGCAGTTATTGGAGAAGAAACTAAAAAACAATGCATGGAATCGTTTGGGTCTTTGCCCGATATTTTACTTGCTTGTGTAGGTGGGGGATCAAATGCAATGGGTCTTTTCCATCCTTTCGTAAAGGAAAAATCTGTACGACTTATTGGTGTTGAAGCTGCAGGAAGCGGAGTTGACACTGACAAACATGCTGCAACTATTACTAAAGGGTCAGTTGGAATTCTGCATGGATCAATGAGTCTTCTTCTACAAGATAATAATGGTCAAGTACAAGAAGCTCATTCAATAAGTGCAGGTTTGGATTACCCAGGAGTAGGTCCCGAACATAGCCATTTGAAAGATATAGGTAGGGCAGAATATGGATCAGTCACAGATCAAGAAGCTTTAGATGCTTTAAGACTTGTTAGTGAACTTGAAGGAATTATACCAGCACTTGAAACTTCCCACGCCTTTGCATGGTTGGATAAATTATGTCCTACTCTTAAAAAAGATACTCATATAGTGATCAATTGCTCTGGAAGAGGTGACAAAGATGTGAATACTGTCGCATCTTCATTAAATATTTAA
- a CDS encoding rhodanese, translated as MGNYPKSINASTLNDWFDSKNEDPVLIDVREQSELEIARFSKEFLHIPISKVTFEYVEEIFAGLLEREIVVTCHAGIRSYNFCQWCLDNNIVKEIWNLEEGIDGWSRYIDPSIPRY; from the coding sequence TTGGGAAATTATCCAAAATCTATAAATGCTTCTACTCTCAATGATTGGTTTGATTCTAAGAATGAAGATCCAGTCTTAATTGATGTAAGAGAACAGTCAGAACTTGAAATAGCTCGTTTTTCAAAAGAATTTTTACATATACCAATTAGTAAAGTCACATTTGAATATGTTGAAGAAATATTTGCTGGTTTGTTAGAAAGAGAAATCGTTGTTACTTGCCATGCAGGAATAAGAAGTTATAACTTTTGTCAATGGTGTTTAGATAATAATATTGTGAAAGAAATCTGGAATTTAGAGGAGGGTATTGATGGATGGAGTAGATATATTGACCCATCAATTCCTAGATATTGA
- a CDS encoding citrate synthase — protein MDSKKLTLKPGLEGVPVTNSSICDIDGNKGKLLYRGYSIEELSKKSSFLETAYLLIWGELPTAIQLRDFEQEVQMHRRLSFRVRDMMKCFPATGHPMDALQSSAASLGLFYSRRAIDDPNYIYNAVIRLIAKIPTMIAAFQLIRKGQDPIQPRDDLTYSSNFLYMLTEKEQDPIAAKVFDRCLILHAEHSLNASTFSARVTASTLTDPYAVIASAVGTLAGPLHGGANEDVIAMLEEIKIPENAASFLDNAIKNKSKIMGFGHREYKVKDPRAIILQKLAEELFIRFGADEMYEVAKSLEAEAIPRLGQKGIFPNVDFYSGLVYRKLGIPRDLFTPIFAISRVAGWLAHWREQLGANRIFRPSQIYTGSAPRDWISLENRK, from the coding sequence TTGGATAGCAAAAAACTAACTTTAAAACCAGGATTAGAGGGTGTCCCAGTTACTAATTCATCTATCTGTGATATAGACGGTAACAAGGGTAAATTATTGTACAGAGGCTACTCCATTGAGGAACTATCAAAAAAAAGCAGTTTTTTAGAAACTGCTTACCTATTGATTTGGGGTGAATTGCCTACAGCTATTCAACTAAGAGATTTTGAACAAGAAGTTCAAATGCATCGAAGACTAAGTTTTAGAGTCAGAGATATGATGAAATGTTTCCCTGCAACAGGTCATCCTATGGATGCTCTTCAATCTAGTGCAGCTTCTTTGGGGCTCTTCTATTCACGTAGAGCAATAGATGATCCTAATTACATCTATAACGCAGTGATAAGACTAATAGCAAAAATACCAACAATGATTGCTGCGTTTCAACTTATCAGAAAAGGACAAGACCCAATTCAACCTAGAGATGATTTAACTTACTCATCAAATTTTCTTTACATGCTTACTGAAAAAGAACAAGATCCTATAGCCGCAAAAGTTTTTGATAGATGTTTAATTCTACATGCCGAACATAGTTTAAACGCAAGTACATTTAGCGCAAGAGTAACTGCAAGCACTCTTACAGACCCATATGCTGTCATCGCCTCTGCGGTGGGAACCCTGGCTGGCCCACTTCATGGAGGAGCAAATGAGGATGTTATTGCAATGTTAGAAGAAATCAAAATTCCAGAAAATGCTGCTTCTTTTTTGGATAATGCTATAAAAAATAAAAGTAAGATAATGGGCTTCGGTCACAGAGAATATAAAGTCAAAGATCCAAGAGCAATAATTCTTCAAAAACTGGCAGAAGAGCTTTTTATTAGATTTGGAGCAGATGAAATGTATGAAGTTGCTAAATCACTAGAGGCAGAGGCAATACCAAGACTCGGACAGAAGGGTATATTCCCTAACGTGGACTTTTATTCTGGTCTCGTTTATAGAAAACTTGGAATTCCTCGTGATCTTTTTACTCCAATTTTTGCCATATCTAGAGTTGCAGGTTGGTTGGCACATTGGAGAGAGCAACTTGGAGCGAATAGAATTTTCAGACCATCGCAAATCTATACCGGTTCAGCACCAAGAGATTGGATCAGCCTAGAGAATAGAAAATAG
- the nuoH gene encoding NADH-quinone oxidoreductase subunit NuoH, which yields MEYGLDLEYSFNELLKGFGLSSEIAHIIWLPLPMLLVLVAAVVGVLVTVWLERKISAAAQQRIGPEYAGALGVLQPIADGLKLLVKEDIIPAKADGILFTAGPILVLVPVILSWLIVPFGQNLLISNVGIGIFLWIALSSIQPIGLLMSGYASNNKYSLLGGLRAAAQSISYEIPLALSVLAIVLMTNSLSTIDIVNQQSGVGILSWNIWRQPVGFIVFWICALAECERLPFDLPEAEEELVAGYQTEYAGMKFALFYLGSYINLILSALLVSILYLGGWGFPIPVELIAKFLNLPINGPFIQVFTASIGIVMTVLKAYLLVFIAILLRWTTPRVRIDQLLDLGWKFLLPISLANLLITAGLKLAFPQFFGG from the coding sequence TTGGAATACGGATTAGATCTCGAATATAGTTTTAATGAATTGTTAAAAGGTTTTGGCCTTTCTAGTGAAATTGCTCATATTATTTGGCTTCCTCTCCCTATGCTTTTGGTTTTAGTAGCGGCAGTTGTTGGCGTATTAGTAACTGTCTGGCTCGAAAGAAAAATATCTGCTGCTGCTCAACAAAGAATTGGTCCTGAATATGCAGGAGCTCTTGGCGTCCTCCAACCAATTGCAGATGGTCTTAAGTTACTTGTTAAAGAGGATATTATTCCTGCTAAAGCAGATGGAATTCTCTTCACTGCGGGACCAATATTAGTTCTTGTTCCAGTAATTCTCTCCTGGCTAATTGTTCCTTTTGGGCAAAACCTTTTAATAAGTAACGTTGGAATTGGAATTTTCCTATGGATCGCCTTAAGCAGTATCCAGCCAATTGGACTTCTTATGAGCGGATATGCCTCCAATAATAAATATTCCTTATTAGGAGGATTAAGAGCTGCGGCTCAATCAATAAGTTACGAAATACCTTTAGCTTTATCTGTACTGGCTATCGTTCTTATGACAAACTCGTTAAGTACTATCGACATTGTTAACCAACAAAGTGGTGTTGGAATACTAAGTTGGAATATTTGGAGACAACCAGTAGGCTTCATAGTCTTCTGGATTTGCGCTCTTGCTGAATGTGAAAGACTTCCATTTGACTTGCCTGAAGCTGAAGAAGAATTAGTTGCAGGATATCAAACTGAATATGCAGGTATGAAATTCGCATTATTCTACCTTGGTAGTTACATAAACTTAATCCTTTCAGCATTATTGGTATCAATACTTTATCTAGGAGGATGGGGTTTTCCTATTCCAGTAGAATTAATAGCTAAGTTTCTTAATTTGCCAATTAATGGACCATTTATACAGGTTTTCACTGCATCGATAGGAATTGTAATGACTGTATTGAAAGCATATCTTTTAGTTTTCATTGCAATATTATTACGCTGGACAACTCCTAGAGTAAGAATAGATCAACTTTTAGATCTTGGATGGAAGTTTCTTCTTCCAATTTCTCTTGCTAATCTTTTGATAACTGCAGGATTAAAACTTGCTTTTCCGCAATTCTTTGGTGGTTAA
- the ndhI gene encoding NAD(P)H-quinone oxidoreductase subunit I: protein MKNFLQQINSYIKEAFNAGKYLYNGLSVTFDHLQRRPVTVQYPYEKLIPSERYRGRIHYEFDKCIACEVCVRVCPINLPVVDWVMNKETKKKELRNYSIDFGVCIFCGNCVEYCPTNCLSMTEEYELATFDRHNLNFDNVALGRLPTNVTTDPSVKPLRELAYLPKGVMDPHEIPASETRVGKLPEEVYDWMKPESNENKDTISNSIN from the coding sequence ATGAAAAATTTCCTTCAACAAATAAATAGTTATATCAAAGAAGCATTTAATGCTGGCAAATATTTATACAATGGCTTATCAGTTACTTTTGATCATCTTCAAAGAAGACCTGTTACTGTCCAATATCCATATGAAAAATTAATACCCTCTGAAAGATATAGAGGGAGGATACATTATGAATTCGATAAATGTATTGCTTGCGAAGTTTGTGTGAGAGTATGTCCTATAAATCTACCAGTAGTTGATTGGGTGATGAATAAAGAAACCAAAAAAAAGGAACTTAGAAATTATTCAATAGATTTTGGGGTTTGTATATTTTGCGGCAATTGCGTTGAATATTGCCCTACTAATTGTTTATCAATGACAGAAGAATATGAATTAGCTACTTTCGACAGACACAATCTAAATTTTGATAATGTAGCACTTGGTAGACTGCCTACAAACGTCACAACAGATCCGTCAGTTAAACCTCTAAGAGAACTTGCCTATCTTCCTAAAGGAGTCATGGACCCTCATGAAATACCAGCCTCTGAAACTAGAGTTGGTAAATTACCTGAAGAAGTCTATGATTGGATGAAGCCTGAATCCAATGAAAATAAAGATACAATTTCTAATTCAATTAATTAG
- a CDS encoding NADH-quinone oxidoreductase subunit J, protein MSIAITTQFICFTVLSLVVIIGALGVVLLESIVYSAFLLGGVFMSVAGLYLLLNASFVAAAQVLVYVGAVNVLIIFAIMLVNKKEDLKPINDLKSRRIISTLICLTLLSLLIRVDLTNIWSLSSPQNSIGEESTIRIGEHLFSDYLLPFEVASVLLLMAMIGAIVLARRDVMSTDISTGLPVDQELIEKSSEPLLTNKN, encoded by the coding sequence ATGTCCATTGCAATAACAACACAATTTATTTGTTTTACAGTTCTATCTTTAGTTGTCATTATTGGTGCTCTTGGTGTCGTATTGCTCGAAAGTATTGTTTATTCAGCCTTTCTCCTTGGGGGAGTTTTCATGAGTGTAGCAGGATTATATCTTCTATTAAATGCAAGTTTTGTTGCTGCTGCACAAGTTTTAGTTTATGTGGGTGCAGTTAATGTATTAATAATTTTTGCAATAATGCTAGTCAATAAAAAAGAGGATTTAAAACCCATCAATGATCTTAAATCTAGAAGAATCATATCTACATTGATATGTTTAACCTTACTAAGTCTCCTGATAAGAGTTGACTTAACCAATATATGGAGCTTATCAAGTCCTCAAAACTCTATAGGAGAAGAATCAACTATTAGGATTGGTGAGCATCTATTCAGTGATTACTTACTTCCATTTGAAGTAGCTTCAGTTTTACTTTTAATGGCAATGATTGGGGCTATAGTTCTAGCTAGAAGAGATGTAATGAGCACAGATATTTCAACAGGATTACCTGTTGATCAAGAGTTAATCGAAAAATCATCAGAACCATTACTTACAAATAAAAATTAA
- the nuoK gene encoding NADH-quinone oxidoreductase subunit NuoK — MNLESIPIQAFLIVSSALFCIGIWGLLNSRNAVRVLMSIELMLNAVNINLMAFSSYIDNNLIQGQVFTIFVITVAAAEAAVGLAILLSLYRNRVTVDMESFNLLKW, encoded by the coding sequence ATGAATTTAGAATCAATTCCTATTCAAGCTTTTTTGATAGTATCTTCAGCACTATTTTGCATTGGTATTTGGGGATTATTAAATAGCAGAAATGCAGTAAGAGTTCTTATGAGCATTGAATTAATGCTAAATGCTGTAAATATAAACTTGATGGCGTTTTCTTCCTACATCGATAATAATTTAATTCAAGGACAAGTTTTTACAATTTTTGTGATTACAGTTGCTGCCGCAGAAGCGGCCGTAGGATTAGCTATATTGTTATCGCTTTATAGGAATAGGGTGACTGTAGATATGGAAAGTTTTAATTTATTAAAATGGTAA
- a CDS encoding NAD(+) kinase, whose translation MKLSLVLIVYRSDSSIALEASKFCEEVLTAKNIKSKRIESDFHKDEIEKYLSNLELQPDIGIVLGGDGTFLQCANALGNYDIPLLSINIGGNLGFLTQEKDFLFDKSFIEILENEEYIIDCRNRLNCNICISGASPEKKIIKSYEALNDFYFKSVEEDISPTNQIQIEIDNEKVNEYKGDGLIISTSTGSTAYSMAAGGPIVHPSVNAMIINPICPMSLASRPIVIPYTSKVIIKPVKKSKGEIKLWRDGSKCMTIKETYYCEIINGKSPCKIIRFKKSASYYSTLIKKLDWKGDLSLKNSKT comes from the coding sequence ATGAAACTTTCATTGGTGCTTATTGTATATCGTTCAGATAGTTCTATAGCTTTAGAGGCTTCAAAATTCTGTGAAGAAGTCCTCACCGCCAAAAATATTAAATCAAAAAGGATCGAAAGTGATTTTCACAAAGATGAAATTGAGAAATATCTTTCCAATTTAGAATTACAACCAGATATTGGAATAGTTCTTGGTGGAGATGGAACCTTCTTACAATGTGCAAATGCATTAGGTAATTATGATATTCCATTATTAAGTATTAATATTGGTGGTAATTTAGGTTTTCTCACGCAAGAAAAAGATTTTTTATTTGACAAATCTTTTATTGAAATCCTTGAAAATGAAGAATATATAATTGACTGTCGTAATAGATTAAATTGTAATATTTGTATTAGCGGGGCGAGTCCTGAGAAAAAAATTATAAAAAGCTATGAGGCCTTAAATGATTTTTATTTTAAATCTGTTGAGGAGGATATTTCTCCTACCAACCAAATACAAATTGAAATAGATAACGAGAAAGTTAATGAATATAAAGGTGATGGATTGATTATATCTACATCTACTGGGTCAACAGCATACTCAATGGCTGCAGGTGGCCCAATAGTACATCCTAGTGTAAATGCAATGATAATTAACCCTATATGCCCAATGAGTTTAGCAAGTAGACCAATTGTCATACCTTATACCAGTAAGGTAATCATAAAACCAGTAAAAAAAAGTAAAGGTGAAATTAAATTATGGAGAGACGGTTCAAAATGTATGACCATAAAGGAAACTTATTACTGTGAGATCATAAATGGTAAATCACCCTGCAAAATAATTAGGTTTAAAAAAAGCGCTAGCTATTACAGTACTTTAATAAAAAAACTAGATTGGAAAGGAGATTTATCTCTTAAGAATTCAAAAACATAA
- a CDS encoding CYTH domain-containing protein, which yields MAFEIERRFLIKNDNWKEFVNKQIFIEQGYLSKSLDDWITRIRFTGEDYKIALKKHIKNFTCFEFEYSIPPNDGEKIMSNLTNTLKKERFFLEVKSKSWIVDCFKDNNYPLQIAEIELSKEEEDLILPSFISKEITGIKEYSNFCLANKPFSSW from the coding sequence ATGGCCTTTGAAATAGAAAGACGTTTTCTTATAAAAAATGATAATTGGAAAGAATTTGTCAACAAACAAATTTTTATAGAACAAGGGTATTTATCAAAAAGTCTAGATGATTGGATTACTAGGATAAGATTTACAGGTGAAGACTATAAAATTGCACTCAAAAAACACATTAAAAATTTTACCTGCTTTGAATTCGAATACTCCATTCCGCCAAATGATGGTGAAAAAATAATGTCAAACCTTACAAATACATTAAAGAAAGAAAGATTCTTTTTAGAAGTTAAAAGTAAATCTTGGATTGTAGATTGCTTTAAAGACAATAATTATCCACTCCAAATTGCGGAAATTGAACTTTCTAAGGAAGAAGAAGATCTAATTCTGCCTTCATTCATATCAAAAGAAATTACTGGGATTAAAGAGTACTCAAATTTCTGTCTGGCCAACAAACCTTTTTCAAGCTGGTAA
- a CDS encoding helix-turn-helix transcriptional regulator has protein sequence MQMVEEEVNNIDMMGLSTREMEIIDLVADGLTNQEIAVKLTISKRTVDNHVSNMFTKTGSKNRVALLNWAMDNGKICRDGFNCCSLPDSDQN, from the coding sequence ATGCAAATGGTTGAAGAAGAAGTAAACAACATTGATATGATGGGTCTCTCTACAAGAGAGATGGAAATCATTGATCTAGTAGCTGATGGGCTTACAAATCAAGAAATTGCAGTAAAACTTACTATCAGTAAAAGAACTGTTGATAATCATGTAAGTAATATGTTTACAAAAACAGGCTCTAAAAATAGAGTAGCACTTTTGAACTGGGCAATGGATAATGGAAAGATCTGTAGAGATGGATTTAATTGTTGTTCTCTCCCAGATTCTGATCAAAATTAG
- a CDS encoding methylenetetrahydrofolate reductase: protein MKSKLQQTLEKKSKVITAELMPPRGGSPIRSLKIAQLLKDKVHAVNITDGSRAVMRMCSLAMSKLLLENGIEPIMQISCRDRNKIALQSDILGANALGIKNILCLTGDSVKAGDQQNAKPVHEFESVRLLQQIQAFNKGIDPTFGELSDKKTFIFSGAAADPSCRNQRSLQNRIRKKKEAGAEFIQTQMVMKKENLIEFCEKISKPLEIPVIAGVFLLKSYKNAIFINKYVPGANIPEDILNRLREAKNPLQEGIEIAAEQAHDFINIANGVHLMAVKSEHLIPEILKKADLSLEY from the coding sequence TTGAAATCAAAACTTCAGCAGACTTTAGAAAAAAAATCCAAGGTAATAACAGCAGAGTTAATGCCGCCCAGAGGTGGAAGCCCCATAAGATCTCTTAAGATAGCACAACTTTTGAAAGATAAGGTACATGCTGTTAACATTACTGATGGAAGCAGAGCTGTAATGAGAATGTGCAGCTTAGCAATGTCTAAACTATTACTGGAAAATGGGATAGAACCAATAATGCAAATATCTTGCAGAGATCGTAATAAAATTGCTTTACAATCAGACATTCTTGGAGCAAATGCTTTAGGAATTAAAAATATTTTATGCCTAACCGGTGATTCAGTAAAAGCCGGGGACCAACAAAATGCTAAACCTGTTCATGAGTTTGAGTCGGTTAGATTACTTCAACAAATACAGGCTTTTAATAAAGGAATTGATCCTACTTTTGGAGAACTTTCCGATAAAAAAACTTTTATATTTTCAGGAGCTGCTGCAGATCCAAGTTGCAGAAATCAAAGAAGCTTACAAAATAGAATTAGAAAGAAAAAAGAGGCCGGAGCAGAATTTATACAAACTCAAATGGTAATGAAAAAAGAAAATTTGATAGAATTTTGCGAAAAAATTAGCAAACCACTCGAAATTCCTGTAATTGCAGGAGTATTCTTATTAAAGTCTTACAAAAATGCTATTTTTATAAACAAATATGTTCCTGGAGCAAATATCCCTGAAGATATTTTAAATCGTCTCAGAGAGGCCAAAAACCCACTACAAGAAGGAATAGAAATTGCTGCCGAACAAGCTCATGATTTTATAAATATCGCGAATGGGGTTCATTTAATGGCAGTTAAATCAGAACACTTAATCCCAGAGATTCTTAAAAAAGCTGATCTTAGTCTGGAATATTAA
- a CDS encoding NDP-sugar synthase, which yields MKAMILAAGKGTRVQPITHIIPKPMIPILQKPVMEFLLELLREHNFKEIMVNVSHLAEEIENYFRDGQRFGVEIAYSFEGRIEDGELIGDALGSAGGLKKIQDFQNFFDETFVVLCGDALVDLDLTQAVKKHKQKGAIASLITKKVTKDQVSSYGVVVSDENGRIKAFQEKPTVDQALSDSINTGIYLFEPEIFNYIPSAKKFDIGADLFPKLVEMDLPFFALPMDFEWVDIGKVPDYWSAIRNVLQGKVRQVEIPGKEIKPGVFTGLNVAANWEKINITGPVYIGGMTRIEDGATIIGPSMIGPSCCICEGATIDNSIIFDYSKIGKGVRLMDKLVFGKYCVGKNGDHFDLQDASLDWLITDSRRSDLTEPSPQQKAMAELLGTDLINIPD from the coding sequence ATGAAGGCAATGATACTTGCGGCAGGTAAAGGGACGCGTGTTCAGCCAATAACTCATATTATTCCAAAACCAATGATACCAATTTTGCAAAAGCCTGTTATGGAGTTTCTCTTGGAACTTTTAAGAGAACATAACTTTAAGGAAATAATGGTAAATGTTTCTCATCTGGCTGAAGAAATTGAAAATTATTTTAGGGATGGGCAAAGATTTGGAGTAGAAATTGCTTATAGTTTTGAGGGAAGAATTGAAGATGGAGAATTAATAGGTGATGCTTTGGGATCCGCAGGAGGATTAAAAAAAATTCAGGATTTTCAAAATTTCTTCGATGAAACTTTTGTTGTTTTATGTGGTGATGCTTTAGTTGATTTAGATTTAACTCAAGCTGTTAAAAAACATAAGCAGAAAGGAGCTATTGCGAGCTTAATAACAAAGAAGGTAACTAAAGATCAAGTATCAAGTTACGGTGTCGTAGTTTCTGATGAAAATGGACGAATAAAGGCTTTTCAGGAAAAGCCAACAGTTGATCAAGCTTTAAGTGACTCTATAAATACAGGAATATATCTTTTCGAACCTGAAATTTTTAATTACATACCTTCAGCAAAGAAATTTGATATTGGAGCTGATCTTTTTCCTAAACTTGTTGAAATGGATTTACCATTTTTTGCATTACCAATGGATTTTGAATGGGTAGATATTGGAAAAGTTCCTGATTATTGGAGTGCTATTAGAAATGTATTACAAGGAAAAGTAAGACAGGTGGAGATCCCTGGAAAAGAAATTAAACCTGGAGTTTTTACGGGATTGAATGTAGCGGCTAACTGGGAAAAAATTAATATTACCGGACCAGTTTATATAGGAGGCATGACTAGGATCGAGGATGGAGCAACAATTATTGGCCCTTCCATGATTGGACCAAGTTGTTGTATTTGCGAGGGAGCAACTATAGATAACTCAATTATTTTTGATTATTCTAAAATCGGTAAAGGCGTAAGACTTATGGATAAGTTAGTGTTTGGTAAATATTGTGTTGGGAAAAATGGAGATCATTTCGATTTGCAAGATGCATCTTTGGATTGGTTGATAACAGATTCTAGAAGATCTGATTTGACTGAACCATCTCCACAGCAGAAGGCAATGGCAGAATTGTTGGGTACTGATTTGATTAATATTCCAGACTAA